A single Cupriavidus sp. D39 DNA region contains:
- the lpxA gene encoding acyl-ACP--UDP-N-acetylglucosamine O-acyltransferase: protein MTQIHPSALVDPKAELAADVTVGPFSIVGPHVRLGSGTQVGAHTTIEGHTTVGADNRIGPYASVGGTPQDMKYRNEPTRLVIGDRNTIREFTTIHTGTVQDLGVTSIGDDNWIMAYVHIAHDCQVGNHTVFSSNAQIAGHVQVGDWAILGGMSGVHQFVRIGAHAMLGGASALVQDLPPFVIAAGDKGGNKATPHGINVEGMRRRGFDAAQIAALRQAYKVLYKSDLSFEAARNEIAQLIAQAEGTATAALQGFLDFIAATQRGIVR from the coding sequence ATGACGCAAATCCATCCCAGCGCACTGGTCGACCCGAAGGCCGAGCTTGCAGCCGACGTGACGGTCGGGCCGTTTTCCATCGTGGGTCCCCACGTGCGCCTTGGCAGCGGTACCCAGGTGGGTGCGCATACCACCATCGAAGGGCATACCACCGTTGGCGCGGATAACCGCATCGGGCCGTACGCTTCGGTGGGTGGCACGCCGCAGGACATGAAGTACCGCAACGAGCCGACCCGGCTCGTGATCGGCGATCGCAATACCATTCGCGAATTCACCACCATCCACACCGGCACGGTACAGGACCTGGGTGTGACCAGCATCGGCGACGACAACTGGATCATGGCCTACGTGCACATCGCGCACGATTGCCAGGTGGGCAACCACACGGTGTTCTCCAGCAACGCGCAGATCGCCGGCCACGTGCAGGTGGGCGACTGGGCCATTCTTGGCGGGATGAGCGGGGTGCACCAGTTCGTGCGCATCGGCGCGCACGCCATGCTGGGTGGCGCCTCGGCACTGGTGCAGGACCTGCCGCCGTTCGTGATCGCCGCTGGCGACAAGGGCGGCAACAAGGCCACGCCGCACGGCATCAACGTGGAAGGCATGCGCCGCCGCGGTTTTGACGCCGCGCAGATCGCGGCCCTGCGCCAGGCTTACAAGGTGCTGTACAAGTCCGACCTGAGCTTTGAAGCCGCCCGCAACGAGATCGCGCAACTGATCGCGCAGGCCGAAGGCACCGCCACGGCAGCGCTGCAGGGTTTCCTAGACTTCATTGCCGCCACGCAGCGCGGCATTGTGCGCTGA
- the fabZ gene encoding 3-hydroxyacyl-ACP dehydratase FabZ, translated as MNAVDIDIRKILKLLPHRYPFLMVDRVLELEPQKRIKTLKNVTMNEPYFQGHFPGHPVMPGVMILEALAQSAGLLTFGADMERKENSLYYFVGIDGARFKQVVTPGDQLHMTVSVERYIRGIWKFKAFATVDDKVACEAELMCTVKQAD; from the coding sequence ATGAACGCCGTCGATATCGACATCCGCAAGATCCTCAAGCTGCTGCCGCATCGTTACCCGTTCCTGATGGTAGACCGCGTGCTTGAACTGGAGCCGCAAAAGCGTATCAAAACGCTGAAGAACGTCACCATGAACGAGCCGTACTTCCAGGGCCATTTCCCGGGTCACCCCGTGATGCCGGGCGTGATGATCCTCGAAGCGCTGGCGCAGTCGGCCGGCCTGCTGACCTTTGGCGCCGACATGGAGCGCAAGGAGAACTCGCTGTATTACTTCGTCGGCATCGACGGCGCACGTTTCAAGCAGGTTGTGACGCCGGGCGACCAGCTGCACATGACCGTATCGGTTGAACGCTATATTCGCGGCATCTGGAAGTTCAAGGCATTTGCCACCGTCGACGACAAGGTGGCTTGCGAAGCTGAGTTGATGTGCACCGTCAAACAAGCCGACTAA
- the lpxD gene encoding UDP-3-O-(3-hydroxymyristoyl)glucosamine N-acyltransferase translates to MQTPTLGQLATDTGAQVVGDPDLAVRGLAPLDQAGPDQLSFLSNPLYLPQALASGAGAVIVSAPDLERIRAEGQADGRNWLVARNPYVCFARIAQGFERRANTDHRTGIDPRASVAPDAVVPPSCFIGPNVVIESRARLGERVRILANGFVGAGAQIGDDTLIYANVSVYHQCVVGMRCILHSGVVLGADGFGFAPDIGPGGVEYVKIPQTGRAVLGNDVEVGANTAIDRGAMADTVIEDGCKLDNQVQIAHNVRVGAHTVIAGCAAIAGSTKVGRFCVIGGSANFAGHLNIADRTTVSGGTSITKSIPKPGGHFTSVFPVQPHGEWERTAATLRGLSKLRDRVIQLEKRLQGQDAGNSIPHTEEKNHERRRYRHPQDPQAAAASLPVPDGRPRA, encoded by the coding sequence ATGCAAACACCCACACTGGGTCAGCTCGCCACCGATACCGGCGCGCAGGTTGTGGGTGATCCCGACCTCGCCGTGCGCGGCCTCGCGCCGCTCGACCAGGCCGGTCCCGACCAGCTCTCGTTCCTCTCGAATCCCCTGTACCTGCCGCAGGCGCTGGCCTCCGGCGCCGGCGCCGTCATCGTGTCGGCGCCCGACCTGGAGCGCATCCGGGCCGAAGGGCAGGCCGACGGCCGCAACTGGCTGGTGGCACGTAACCCTTACGTGTGCTTTGCCCGTATTGCGCAAGGGTTCGAGCGCCGCGCCAACACCGACCACCGTACCGGCATCGACCCGCGCGCCAGCGTGGCGCCCGACGCCGTGGTGCCGCCGTCCTGCTTTATCGGCCCCAACGTGGTGATCGAAAGCAGGGCCCGGCTCGGCGAGCGGGTGCGCATCCTGGCCAACGGCTTTGTCGGCGCGGGGGCGCAGATCGGCGATGACACGCTGATCTACGCCAATGTCTCGGTCTATCACCAATGCGTGGTGGGCATGAGATGCATACTGCACAGCGGTGTGGTGCTGGGTGCGGATGGCTTCGGCTTTGCGCCGGATATCGGCCCGGGCGGCGTCGAGTACGTCAAGATTCCCCAGACCGGCCGCGCCGTGCTGGGCAATGACGTCGAGGTCGGCGCCAATACCGCGATCGATCGCGGTGCCATGGCAGACACGGTCATCGAGGACGGCTGCAAGCTCGACAACCAGGTACAGATCGCGCATAACGTGCGGGTCGGCGCGCATACTGTGATCGCAGGCTGCGCGGCGATTGCCGGCAGTACCAAGGTCGGGCGCTTCTGCGTGATCGGGGGCTCGGCCAACTTTGCCGGCCACCTGAACATCGCCGACCGCACCACGGTTTCCGGTGGCACTTCGATCACTAAATCCATTCCCAAGCCCGGCGGGCATTTCACGAGCGTATTCCCGGTTCAGCCGCATGGCGAGTGGGAGCGCACCGCAGCCACCTTGCGAGGCCTGAGCAAATTGCGCGACCGCGTGATTCAGCTTGAGAAGCGCTTGCAAGGGCAAGACGCCGGCAATTCTATCCCGCATACCGAAGAGAAAAATCATGAACGCCGTCGATATCGACATCCGCAAGATCCTCAAGCTGCTGCCGCATCGTTACCCGTTCCTGATGGTAGACCGCGTGCTTGA
- a CDS encoding OmpH family outer membrane protein, with amino-acid sequence MKTTFPLIKSLAAAALTAGALLAAAPATAQEARIAAVNSERILRDSVPAKQAQVKLEQEFSKRDRELQDMAQKIKGMADKLDKDTAVLADADRQRRQREVADLDREFQRKQREFREDLNQRRNEELAQVLERANRVIRQLAEQRKYDLIVQEAVYVNPRIDITDDVMKALNAGSK; translated from the coding sequence ATGAAAACAACATTCCCACTGATCAAGAGCCTGGCCGCCGCCGCGCTGACGGCCGGCGCGCTGCTGGCTGCCGCGCCCGCCACGGCGCAGGAAGCACGCATCGCCGCGGTCAATTCCGAGCGTATCCTGCGCGATTCGGTGCCCGCCAAGCAGGCCCAGGTCAAGCTGGAGCAGGAATTCTCCAAGCGTGACCGCGAGTTGCAGGACATGGCCCAGAAGATCAAGGGCATGGCCGACAAGCTCGACAAGGACACGGCCGTGCTGGCCGATGCCGACCGTCAACGCCGCCAGCGCGAAGTGGCCGATCTGGATCGCGAATTCCAGCGCAAGCAACGTGAATTTCGCGAGGACCTGAACCAGCGCCGCAACGAGGAACTGGCCCAGGTGCTCGAGCGCGCCAACCGCGTGATCCGCCAGCTTGCCGAGCAGCGCAAGTACGACCTGATCGTGCAAGAGGCCGTGTACGTCAATCCTCGCATCGACATTACCGACGATGTGATGAAAGCGTTGAACGCCGGCAGCAAGTAA
- the bamA gene encoding outer membrane protein assembly factor BamA: MESKRGSRLIRHKRISLGVLASAIIAAWTPVSWAAEPFVVKDIRVEGLQRVEPGTVFGYLPVKVGETFSDDKGADAIRALYNTGFFKDVQIRSEDGVLVVQVEERPAISQLEFVGIKEFDKDTLRRSLRAVGVAEARYYDKALIDKAEQELKRQYVARGYYAADVQTTITPVDRNRVSVVFNVDEGPVAKIRQINIVGNKAFKESTLRDEMQLSTPNWLSWYTKNDLYSKQKLTADLEALRSYYLNRGYLEFAIESTQVSITPDKKDIFLTLNIKEGDQYKVSDIHLAGELLGKQAEMEKLLKLQKGEVFSSEKLTQSTKAITDLLGTYGYAFTTINPQPQIDKEKREVALTLMVDPGRRVYVRRVNVVGNSKTRDEVVRREMRQMESSWFDSEKLTQSQARINRTGYFTDTNITTEDVPGAPDQVDVNVNVTEKPTGQISLGLGFSSTDKLVLQAGLRQDNVFGSGTSLGLDVNTAKSFRTISLTQYDPYFTVDGISRSTDIYYRTSRPLYYTGDQDYKIVSEGGNVKFGVPFTETDTVFFGIGYERTQVTISPNTPLQYGQWLTKIGKSSGDPINNFPFTIGWARDRRDSALVPTKGPYTQVNLEVGVPGGDTQYYRASAQQQYFYPLSKAFTLAFNGEVAYGHGYGNTPFPVFKNFYAGGIGSVRGYQTSTLGKKDQNGNPIGGASKMIGNVEFIFPLPGSGVDRTLRLFTFFDFGNVYEEGAPIVFSQLKYSTGLGMSWLSPIGPLKISVGFPLKKDETDKVQRFQFQIGTAF, from the coding sequence ATGGAATCAAAGAGGGGATCAAGATTGATCAGACATAAGCGCATCTCGCTGGGCGTGCTGGCGAGTGCCATCATCGCGGCCTGGACCCCAGTGAGTTGGGCCGCGGAGCCATTCGTCGTCAAGGACATTCGTGTCGAGGGCCTGCAGCGGGTCGAGCCGGGTACGGTGTTCGGCTACCTGCCGGTCAAGGTCGGCGAAACCTTCAGCGACGACAAGGGCGCGGACGCCATTCGTGCCCTGTATAACACCGGGTTCTTCAAGGATGTCCAGATCCGTTCCGAGGACGGTGTGCTGGTGGTCCAGGTGGAAGAGCGTCCCGCCATCTCCCAGCTCGAATTCGTCGGCATCAAGGAATTCGACAAGGACACCCTGCGCCGCTCGTTGCGCGCGGTGGGCGTGGCCGAGGCCCGGTACTACGACAAGGCCCTGATCGACAAGGCAGAGCAGGAGCTCAAGCGCCAGTACGTGGCGCGTGGCTACTACGCGGCCGACGTCCAGACCACGATCACCCCGGTCGACCGCAACCGCGTATCGGTGGTGTTCAATGTCGACGAAGGTCCGGTGGCCAAGATCCGCCAGATCAATATCGTCGGCAACAAGGCCTTCAAGGAAAGCACGCTGCGCGATGAAATGCAGCTGTCGACCCCGAACTGGCTGTCCTGGTACACCAAGAACGACCTGTATTCCAAGCAAAAGCTCACCGCCGACCTGGAGGCACTGCGTTCGTACTACCTGAACCGCGGCTACCTCGAGTTCGCCATCGAATCGACGCAGGTGTCGATCACGCCGGATAAGAAGGACATCTTCCTGACGCTGAACATCAAGGAAGGCGACCAGTACAAGGTGTCGGACATCCACCTGGCGGGCGAGCTGCTCGGCAAGCAGGCCGAGATGGAAAAGCTGCTCAAGCTGCAGAAGGGCGAGGTCTTCTCGTCCGAGAAGCTGACCCAGAGCACCAAGGCCATCACCGACCTGCTGGGCACCTACGGCTACGCGTTCACCACCATCAACCCGCAGCCGCAGATCGACAAGGAAAAGCGTGAAGTCGCGCTGACCCTGATGGTCGACCCGGGCCGTCGCGTCTATGTCCGCCGTGTCAACGTGGTGGGCAACAGCAAGACCCGCGATGAAGTGGTGCGCCGCGAAATGCGCCAGATGGAAAGCTCGTGGTTCGACAGCGAAAAGCTGACGCAATCGCAGGCCCGTATCAACCGTACCGGCTACTTCACCGACACCAACATCACCACCGAAGACGTGCCCGGCGCGCCCGACCAGGTCGATGTGAATGTCAACGTGACCGAAAAGCCGACCGGCCAGATCAGCCTGGGCCTGGGCTTCTCCTCCACGGACAAGCTGGTGCTGCAGGCCGGCCTGCGCCAGGACAACGTGTTCGGTTCGGGTACCAGCCTGGGCCTGGACGTGAACACGGCGAAGTCCTTCCGTACCATCTCGCTGACGCAATACGATCCGTACTTCACGGTGGACGGCATCAGCCGCTCGACCGATATCTACTACCGTACGTCGCGGCCGCTGTACTACACCGGTGACCAGGACTACAAGATCGTATCGGAAGGCGGCAACGTCAAGTTCGGCGTGCCGTTTACGGAAACCGATACCGTGTTCTTCGGTATCGGCTACGAGCGCACCCAGGTGACCATCTCGCCGAACACCCCGCTCCAGTACGGCCAGTGGCTGACCAAGATCGGCAAGTCCAGCGGCGACCCGATCAACAACTTCCCGTTCACGATCGGCTGGGCCCGTGACCGTCGCGACAGCGCGCTGGTCCCGACCAAGGGACCCTACACGCAGGTCAACCTTGAAGTGGGCGTGCCCGGCGGCGATACGCAGTACTATCGCGCCAGTGCCCAGCAGCAATATTTCTATCCGCTGTCCAAGGCCTTCACGCTGGCCTTCAACGGTGAAGTGGCTTACGGTCACGGCTATGGCAACACGCCGTTCCCTGTGTTCAAGAACTTCTACGCCGGTGGTATCGGTTCGGTTCGCGGCTACCAGACCAGCACGCTGGGCAAGAAGGACCAGAACGGCAACCCGATCGGCGGCGCCTCCAAGATGATCGGTAATGTCGAATTCATCTTCCCGCTGCCGGGCTCGGGCGTGGACCGGACCCTGCGCCTGTTCACCTTCTTCGACTTTGGTAACGTGTACGAGGAAGGGGCCCCGATAGTGTTCAGCCAGCTCAAGTATTCGACGGGCCTGGGCATGTCCTGGCTGTCGCCGATCGGTCCGCTCAAGATCAGCGTGGGCTTCCCGCTGAAGAAGGACGAGACCGACAAGGTACAGCGCTTCCAGTTCCAGATCGGTACTGCGTTCTGA
- the ispC gene encoding 1-deoxy-D-xylulose-5-phosphate reductoisomerase: MRRITVLGATGSIGESTLDVVKRHPERYAVHALTAHRQVDKLAALCREFRPAHAVVGTAQAASELEALLRTAGVKTEVDYGEAALEAVAVDPAADSVMAAIVGAAGLRPTLAAARAGKRVLLANKEALVMSGRLFMDAVREHGATLLPIDSEHNAIFQCLPADDPRLGAGVSKILLTASGGPFRTRDPATLHDISPDEACAHPNWVMGRKISVDSATMMNKGLEVIEAHWLFAAPADRIEVLIHPQSIVHSMVSYADGSVLAQLGNPDMRTPIAYGLAYPERMHAGVSPLDLTRAGALTFETPDLARFPCLGLAFDALRAGGVAPVILNAANEVAVEAFLQGRIRFTDIARIVAQVLAQASPGSVDTLEGVMDADQEARRRAGALLESGHS, from the coding sequence ATGCGTCGTATTACCGTCCTGGGTGCCACCGGCTCGATCGGGGAAAGTACGCTTGATGTGGTCAAGCGCCACCCCGAGCGCTATGCGGTCCATGCGCTGACGGCACATCGGCAGGTCGACAAGCTGGCTGCGCTATGCCGGGAATTCCGCCCGGCCCACGCCGTGGTCGGCACCGCCCAGGCAGCGAGCGAGCTGGAGGCGCTGCTGCGCACGGCCGGCGTGAAGACCGAGGTTGACTATGGCGAGGCAGCGCTGGAAGCGGTGGCGGTCGATCCCGCAGCCGATTCGGTCATGGCAGCCATCGTCGGCGCAGCCGGGCTGCGTCCCACGCTGGCCGCGGCGCGGGCTGGCAAGCGCGTGCTGCTGGCCAACAAGGAAGCGCTGGTGATGTCCGGCCGGCTCTTCATGGATGCCGTGCGCGAGCACGGCGCCACGCTGCTGCCGATCGACAGCGAGCACAATGCCATTTTCCAGTGTCTGCCGGCGGACGATCCGCGCCTGGGCGCGGGCGTCTCCAAGATCCTGCTGACGGCTTCCGGCGGCCCGTTCCGGACCCGGGATCCGGCCACCTTGCACGATATCTCGCCGGACGAGGCCTGCGCCCATCCGAACTGGGTGATGGGCCGCAAGATCTCGGTCGACTCCGCCACCATGATGAACAAGGGGCTGGAGGTGATCGAGGCGCACTGGCTGTTTGCCGCGCCGGCGGACCGCATCGAGGTGCTGATCCACCCGCAGAGCATCGTGCATTCGATGGTGTCCTACGCCGACGGCTCGGTGCTGGCCCAACTCGGCAACCCTGACATGCGCACGCCGATCGCCTACGGGCTGGCCTATCCCGAGCGCATGCACGCGGGCGTTTCCCCGCTGGACCTTACCCGTGCCGGCGCGCTGACCTTCGAAACCCCGGATCTGGCGCGCTTTCCCTGCCTGGGCCTGGCGTTCGACGCCTTGCGGGCAGGCGGGGTGGCCCCGGTCATCCTGAACGCCGCGAACGAGGTTGCCGTCGAGGCGTTCCTGCAAGGCCGGATCCGTTTCACCGACATCGCGCGCATCGTGGCGCAGGTGTTGGCGCAGGCCTCGCCCGGCAGCGTCGACACGCTGGAAGGCGTGATGGACGCCGACCAGGAGGCGCGCCGCCGCGCCGGCGCCTTGCTGGAAAGCGGGCATTCGTGA
- a CDS encoding phosphatidate cytidylyltransferase: MLLTRVITAVCLLLLILPILFLAPPSALAGLVAVIVVLAGWEFGRLIGLRGVWPYVYAVACLVALVGWHDAADRQALTRLLQVGVACWGVAVVLLARGVRQASPSFTLLGAILGLFMLPAFGHATLILRELGIGVLLSVAVLVWAADIGAYFVGKAIGRRKLAPTISPGKSWEGAIGGWLVVLLIALGLAATQAFSPTWFSGMADHNGLAVVALLSTLLVVASVVGDLFESLLKRQVGMKDSSRLLPGHGGVLDRIDALLPVFPLAALLAIYL, translated from the coding sequence ATGCTTCTTACCCGTGTCATCACCGCCGTATGCCTGTTGCTGCTGATCCTGCCGATCCTGTTCCTGGCACCCCCGTCGGCGCTGGCCGGCCTGGTGGCGGTGATCGTCGTCCTGGCGGGCTGGGAATTCGGTCGCTTGATCGGGCTGCGCGGCGTCTGGCCCTATGTCTATGCGGTGGCCTGCCTGGTCGCCCTGGTCGGCTGGCATGATGCTGCCGACCGCCAGGCGCTGACCCGCCTGCTGCAGGTCGGCGTGGCCTGCTGGGGCGTCGCCGTGGTGCTGCTGGCGCGCGGCGTGCGCCAGGCCAGCCCGTCCTTTACCTTGCTGGGCGCCATTCTCGGCTTGTTCATGCTGCCCGCGTTCGGCCACGCCACCTTGATCCTGCGCGAGCTGGGCATCGGGGTGCTGCTGTCGGTGGCGGTGCTGGTCTGGGCGGCCGATATCGGCGCCTACTTTGTCGGCAAGGCCATCGGGCGGCGCAAGCTTGCCCCCACCATCAGCCCGGGCAAGTCCTGGGAAGGCGCCATCGGCGGCTGGCTGGTGGTGCTGCTGATCGCTCTCGGGCTTGCCGCTACCCAAGCTTTTTCCCCGACCTGGTTCTCTGGCATGGCCGACCATAACGGCCTGGCCGTCGTGGCGCTGCTGTCTACCCTGCTGGTGGTCGCCAGCGTCGTGGGGGATCTCTTCGAGTCGCTGCTCAAGCGCCAGGTTGGCATGAAGGACAGCAGCAGGCTGTTGCCAGGCCATGGTGGCGTGCTCGACCGGATCGATGCCCTCTTGCCCGTGTTTCCGCTGGCCGCCTTGCTGGCCATCTATCTTTGA
- a CDS encoding isoprenyl transferase, protein MHHISSTLSVPDSTYVPRHVAIIMDGNGRWATKRHLPRVAGHSRGLDAVRAVVEACAARGVQYLTLFAFSSENWRRPADEVSFLMRLFMTALRREVVKMHANNIRVRVVGDLSRFSPRIQQLITDAEARTDGNTGLTVTIAANYGGRWDLLQAMRKMLARSPMLDPESVDESMLAPHLAMAYAPEPDLFIRTGGEQRISNFLLWQLAYSELYFTDVFWPDFSAAELDKAFASYRQRERRFGRTSAQVVAPPGLSGTA, encoded by the coding sequence ATGCATCACATCAGTTCCACGCTCAGCGTCCCCGACTCCACCTATGTGCCCCGCCACGTTGCCATCATCATGGATGGCAACGGCCGCTGGGCGACCAAGCGGCACCTGCCACGCGTTGCCGGCCACAGCCGTGGCCTGGATGCCGTCCGGGCCGTGGTGGAAGCCTGCGCCGCGCGTGGCGTGCAGTACCTGACCCTGTTCGCGTTCAGTTCCGAGAACTGGCGCCGCCCGGCGGACGAAGTCTCGTTCCTGATGCGGCTGTTCATGACCGCGTTGCGCCGCGAGGTGGTCAAGATGCACGCCAACAATATCCGGGTGAGGGTGGTTGGCGACCTGAGCCGCTTCAGCCCTCGCATCCAGCAGCTGATCACCGACGCCGAGGCCCGCACCGACGGCAACACCGGCCTGACGGTGACCATCGCCGCCAATTACGGCGGCCGCTGGGACCTGCTCCAGGCCATGCGCAAGATGCTGGCGCGCTCGCCCATGCTCGATCCGGAATCCGTGGACGAATCCATGCTCGCGCCGCACCTGGCCATGGCCTACGCGCCCGAGCCCGACCTGTTCATCCGCACCGGGGGCGAGCAGCGCATCAGCAATTTCTTGCTGTGGCAGCTGGCGTACTCCGAGCTCTATTTCACCGACGTGTTCTGGCCGGATTTCAGCGCCGCAGAGCTCGACAAGGCATTTGCCTCGTACCGGCAGCGCGAGCGCCGCTTCGGCCGTACCAGCGCGCAAGTGGTGGCACCACCCGGCCTTTCCGGCACCGCCTGA
- the frr gene encoding ribosome recycling factor: MSVADTKKSVEQKMQKTIEAFKADLAKIRTGRAHTGLLDHVQVDYYGSPVPISQVANVGLADSRTISVQPWEKKMVSAIEKAIRDADLGLNPSTMGETIRVPMPMLTEERRKELAKVVKGEAEGAKIAVRNLRRDANEQFKKLVKDKAISEDDERRGQDDVQKLTDKFVAEIDRMVAEKDKEIMTV, encoded by the coding sequence ATGAGCGTCGCCGACACCAAGAAGAGCGTCGAGCAGAAAATGCAAAAGACCATTGAAGCGTTCAAGGCCGACCTGGCCAAGATTCGCACTGGTCGTGCACACACAGGTCTGCTCGACCACGTACAAGTGGATTACTACGGCTCCCCGGTGCCGATCAGCCAGGTGGCCAACGTCGGCCTGGCCGATTCGCGCACCATCAGCGTGCAGCCGTGGGAAAAGAAGATGGTCAGCGCCATCGAGAAGGCCATCCGCGACGCGGACCTGGGCCTGAACCCGTCGACCATGGGCGAGACCATCCGCGTGCCAATGCCCATGCTGACCGAAGAGCGCCGCAAGGAACTCGCCAAGGTCGTCAAGGGTGAGGCCGAGGGCGCCAAGATCGCCGTGCGCAACCTGCGCCGCGATGCCAACGAGCAGTTCAAGAAGCTGGTCAAGGACAAAGCCATTTCCGAGGACGACGAGCGCCGCGGACAGGACGATGTCCAGAAGCTGACCGACAAGTTCGTCGCCGAGATCGACAGGATGGTTGCCGAGAAGGACAAGGAGATCATGACGGTGTGA
- the pyrH gene encoding UMP kinase — MPAYKRVLLKLSGEALMGDDAFGINRSTIESMVNDIAEIVRLGVQVAVVIGGGNIFRGVAGGAAGMDRATADYMGMLATMMNALALQDAMRHADIVGRVQSALRMDQVVEPYIRPRAIRQLEEGKVVIFAAGTGNPFFTTDTAAALRGAEIGAEIVLKATKVDGVYTADPKKDPSATRYTTISFDEAISRNLQVMDATAFALCRDQKLPIKVFSIVKPGALRRVILGEDEGTLVHV, encoded by the coding sequence ATGCCAGCTTATAAGCGCGTCCTACTGAAATTGTCCGGCGAAGCCCTGATGGGTGATGATGCCTTCGGCATCAATCGCTCGACCATCGAGAGCATGGTCAATGACATCGCCGAGATCGTGAGGCTGGGCGTCCAGGTCGCGGTGGTGATCGGCGGTGGCAACATCTTCCGCGGCGTGGCCGGCGGGGCAGCGGGCATGGACCGCGCCACGGCCGACTACATGGGCATGCTGGCCACCATGATGAATGCGCTAGCCCTGCAGGATGCCATGCGTCACGCCGACATCGTTGGCCGCGTGCAGTCGGCCCTGCGCATGGACCAGGTGGTCGAGCCTTACATCCGCCCGCGCGCCATCCGCCAGCTGGAGGAGGGTAAGGTGGTGATCTTCGCCGCCGGCACCGGCAACCCCTTCTTCACGACCGATACCGCTGCCGCCCTGCGTGGCGCGGAAATCGGCGCGGAAATCGTGCTCAAGGCGACCAAGGTGGACGGCGTCTACACCGCCGACCCGAAGAAGGACCCCAGCGCCACGCGCTACACCACCATCTCCTTCGATGAGGCGATCTCGCGCAACCTGCAGGTGATGGATGCCACGGCGTTCGCCTTGTGCCGCGACCAGAAGCTGCCGATCAAGGTGTTCTCCATCGTCAAGCCGGGCGCGCTCAGACGCGTGATCCTGGGCGAAGACGAAGGTACGCTGGTGCACGTATAA
- the tsf gene encoding translation elongation factor Ts, which translates to MAAITASMVAELRAKTDAPMMECKKALTEADGNMEKAEELLRVKLGNKASKAASRVTAEGVVVSFIEGTTGALVELNCETDFVSKNDDFMAFSNKVAELVAKQNPADVAALSALEIDGVTVEATRTALIGKIGENLAIRRFARYANGGKLAAYLHGTRIGVMVEFDGDETAAKDVAMHVAAMKPVSLSSADVPAELIAKERSIAEQKAAESGKPAEIVAKMVDGSVQKYLKEVSLFNQTFVKNDKQTVEQMLKAANTTVKGFTLYVVGEGIEKKQDDFAAEVAAQVAAAQKA; encoded by the coding sequence ATGGCGGCAATTACCGCAAGCATGGTGGCAGAACTGCGCGCGAAGACCGACGCGCCGATGATGGAGTGCAAGAAGGCCCTGACCGAGGCCGACGGCAACATGGAAAAGGCTGAAGAGCTGCTGCGCGTCAAGCTGGGCAACAAGGCCAGCAAGGCCGCCTCGCGCGTGACCGCCGAAGGCGTGGTCGTGTCCTTCATCGAGGGTACCACCGGCGCGCTGGTGGAACTGAACTGCGAAACCGACTTCGTGTCGAAGAACGACGACTTCATGGCGTTCTCGAACAAGGTCGCCGAACTGGTCGCCAAGCAGAACCCGGCCGACGTGGCTGCGCTGTCGGCGCTGGAAATCGACGGCGTGACCGTTGAAGCCACCCGTACCGCCCTGATCGGCAAGATCGGCGAAAACCTGGCGATCCGCCGCTTTGCCCGCTACGCCAATGGCGGCAAGCTGGCTGCCTACCTGCACGGCACCCGCATCGGCGTGATGGTCGAGTTCGACGGCGACGAAACCGCCGCCAAGGACGTGGCCATGCACGTTGCCGCGATGAAGCCGGTGTCGCTGTCGTCCGCCGACGTGCCCGCCGAGCTGATCGCCAAGGAGCGCAGCATTGCGGAGCAAAAGGCTGCCGAATCGGGCAAGCCGGCCGAAATCGTCGCCAAGATGGTCGACGGCTCGGTGCAGAAGTATCTGAAGGAAGTGTCGCTGTTCAACCAGACCTTCGTGAAGAACGACAAGCAGACCGTCGAGCAGATGCTCAAGGCCGCCAACACCACGGTCAAGGGTTTCACCCTGTACGTGGTCGGTGAAGGCATCGAGAAGAAGCAGGACGACTTTGCCGCTGAAGTGGCCGCCCAGGTGGCAGCCGCCCAAAAGGCCTGA